The genomic region CCCCCCTGGCGCTCAAGCACATCCTTGCCAGCTCAGCAACTTCTCCCAGAAGCATCTCCATGCTGTCACCCACTATGCTTGTGTCCAGTATGCCATCAAGGCTACCATCCTTCATCGCGAGCAGGAAGGACGATGCAAGGCTCTTGCCTTCCTTGGGTCCATCGTGGTAGATGGCCGTCTTGCCCGTGATCAGCTCCAGCAACACAACACCAAAGCTGTAAACGTCGCTCTTCTCTGTTAGCTGCCGCTCCTGCAGGTACTCAGGGTCGAGGTAACCCATGGTGCCCTGCACCAATGTCATAAACTGAACCTCATCCTTGGGGAGCATCCTTGACGCCCCAAAGTCGGTCACTTTCGCCATGTAGTTCTCGTCCAAGAGAATGTTCATAGACTTAACATCCCCATGTACTATAGGCCGGTTCATGGACAGATGCAGATACGCCAGTGCTTCTGCTGATTCTTGAGCGACCCTGAGACGGGTGTCCAGAGAGGGAGGTGGACTTGTGTAGTTACGATGGATGAACGCAAAGAGAGTGCCATTAGGGATGAACTCGTAGACCAGCATTGGAACTTCCACCTCTAGACAGCACCCTAGAAGCCTGACCACATTCCGGTGGTTGGTCTGTGAAAGTATAATAATCTCCTGTACGAATTCGTCAGTTTCGGCCACGTTCATGATCTTCGAGCGCTTCACAGCCACTACCCTGCTGTCCTTGAGAATGCCCTTGTAGACAGTGCCATGACCACCCCTGCCCAGTTCTCTGCTCTTGTCAaaatcatttgtagccttcttcagatcttcttGCGTGAATATTCTCAATGTATCAACTTGTTTTGACATAATTTGGTGATATAATATCTGACCACCATTCTGATCAAAGAAtctttccttctctttcttcatcCTCCTTTTCTGATACTCGGCCCGTAGAGCCAAGATGCAAACCATGAGGAAGACGACACTGATGGATATGCCTGGAAATCATGACAGTTAATTACCATCAGTTCAGCTAGCAACGTTGCTCACATTTGGCTAAAACTTAGTGCCATATATAGTGCAATCATGCCATTGTTTTTCTATATGACCGTGTCCAAACTGAACTTGGATTTATATAACTGGCCTAAAAAGTGCAATTAAGTAGTGTGTGCACAAGCGGTGTGCAAAATATTTTGACTGTTAACAATCCCATTACCTAACACAATTTTCAGCGCTCTCTTTGGGTCAGATCGAACGCAGGGTATGCTCTTTGGATCGTCACTCCTGAATCCTGATGAGCAAAAACAGGTGTAGCTTCCCACAGTGTTTCTGCATTTACCTTTGCAGGGATTCAAGGATTGGTTGCACTCATTAATGTCTGTCATTTCAAGGAAGTGAAGAGCATGTCAACATGGATCAACAGAATATTGCATTCCATAAACAATAAGCTGACAGAAAGGAGATAGTATAGGTTGATTCTGCTAGATGCATATACATACCTTGGCACCCTCCTTGTAGGTATGGATTGCCTTCATAACCTTGAGAACAGCTGCAGCGGTAACCGGAGCCATTGGGCACATCAACACATTCGCTGTTCATGGCTTGGCAGGCAGACTGTGATCCCATCTTTGTGGCTTCCAAACAACTTTCATTACCAACAACCCAATCGAGTACCAAAGGAACCCCATCTGTATGCTTACTTGCGAAATTTGTAGAGTTAACATAGGAATGATCAAACTTGAACCAGTCCTTCACAGCAACGAATGAGTAGCTGCAAGGACTGAAAGACTGGATGGTAGAGTTGTATATAGGTGGTAGTGGCTGGGATCCAGCGAGGAACGCGCTGATGTTTCCTGAAACAGGGGCCTGGCAACAACCCATGCCAGAGCACTCTGTTCCATTATAGATGCTGCTTGTGTCAAAGCAAGATGAAATGCATGAGTCAGCGGTATAGTACTCAAGCTGGTTCTTGCCCTCGGCTTGTCCCACAAGCACTGCAAGTACACCACAGCCGATTGATGCCAACTTGTTCTTGGTGTTGGAAACCGTATGAAAAGGATCAAGATATAAGACGTCCAAATCACTGGTGCTATTACTGCCATTGctgtagttacattgtgatgataTTTGTGGGTTCTGAACACGAACCTCACCCAAGTTAAGAGTGATGTCCAGTACTCTAAGTCCGTTTGAGCCCAGATATGCTCCAGTCTCATTGCATGTGACATTAAAGGATTCTCGGAAGCAGCCTTTTTTAGTGCCGAATGGGTACGGAatgctcacattgccacaattgccTGGGCAGCCAGGCAGTGCCATGCTGATGCTCCCAGAGGTCCCAGACCCATAAGCAACAGTAGTACTATGTTGTAGGGTTAGGGTGGCGACGACAAGTATTAAGAGCTTCTGACCTGTAGGCAACAACCAAGACATGTATCATGTACATATCAATCTATAAAGGATGGATGCATGTTATAGTAACTGATGTGGGTAATTTGTTCCCCCAATACTAAAAAATTGCCTAATACAGTATACTAGTAGATAGCAAATACTGCTTTCTTTCAAAATATGTCAACACCATTCCTTCAATCCAAACACTGTTTAGTGGAGATCCCTTAAAACTTTAATCATGTGGAATGAATCGGTAGTTAGTTCAGAGTTTGATCCAACTCCTAAAAGCATTTCGACCCAACAATCTAAGAACTGGATGAAGAAAATAAATGTATTTCCAGTCTTTGAGAGTAAACACGGATTCTGAATGTCTCTCTAAGTTATTCTCTGATTTCAAGTCTTTTTTCACCATATAAGAATTGAACTATGCAGCTCAAGCACACATTAAGGCGCACAGTTTTTTAGTGATTCATACTGGATGCATTTTTTCTGTTGTTCGAGCACCACCGCTTTTCATGTTTTTGTTCCATTTTACATCTTGAAGTAgagaatttttgaaaaaaaaaaaccTCCTATAACTGAA from Triticum aestivum cultivar Chinese Spring chromosome 4A, IWGSC CS RefSeq v2.1, whole genome shotgun sequence harbors:
- the LOC123088013 gene encoding putative wall-associated receptor kinase-like 16 isoform X1 encodes the protein MSWLLPTGQKLLILVVATLTLQHSTTVAYGSGTSGSISMALPGCPGNCGNVSIPYPFGTKKGCFRESFNVTCNETGAYLGSNGLRVLDITLNLGEVRVQNPQISSQCNYSNGSNSTSDLDVLYLDPFHTVSNTKNKLASIGCGVLAVLVGQAEGKNQLEYYTADSCISSCFDTSSIYNGTECSGMGCCQAPVSGNISAFLAGSQPLPPIYNSTIQSFSPCSYSFVAVKDWFKFDHSYVNSTNFASKHTDGVPLVLDWVVGNESCLEATKMGSQSACQAMNSECVDVPNGSGYRCSCSQGYEGNPYLQGGCQDINECNQSLNPCKGKCRNTVGSYTCFCSSGFRSDDPKSIPCVRSDPKRALKIVLGISISVVFLMVCILALRAEYQKRRMKKEKERFFDQNGGQILYHQIMSKQVDTLRIFTQEDLKKATNDFDKSRELGRGGHGTVYKGILKDSRVVAVKRSKIMNVAETDEFVQEIIILSQTNHRNVVRLLGCCLEVEVPMLVYEFIPNGTLFAFIHRNYTSPPPSLDTRLRVAQESAEALAYLHLSMNRPIVHGDVKSMNILLDENYMAKVTDFGASRMLPKDEVQFMTLVQGTMGYLDPEYLQERQLTEKSDVYSFGVVLLELITGKTAIYHDGPKEGKSLASSFLLAMKDGSLDGILDTSIVGDSMEMLLGEVAELARMCLSARGEERPSMTEVADKLKAMRSTWREKLVLEHGKTECLVVCSSPAASALRDPPSSSTFSTGPHMSGIGIETPR
- the LOC123088013 gene encoding putative wall-associated receptor kinase-like 16 isoform X2 produces the protein MALPGCPGNCGNVSIPYPFGTKKGCFRESFNVTCNETGAYLGSNGLRVLDITLNLGEVRVQNPQISSQCNYSNGSNSTSDLDVLYLDPFHTVSNTKNKLASIGCGVLAVLVGQAEGKNQLEYYTADSCISSCFDTSSIYNGTECSGMGCCQAPVSGNISAFLAGSQPLPPIYNSTIQSFSPCSYSFVAVKDWFKFDHSYVNSTNFASKHTDGVPLVLDWVVGNESCLEATKMGSQSACQAMNSECVDVPNGSGYRCSCSQGYEGNPYLQGGCQDINECNQSLNPCKGKCRNTVGSYTCFCSSGFRSDDPKSIPCVRSDPKRALKIVLGISISVVFLMVCILALRAEYQKRRMKKEKERFFDQNGGQILYHQIMSKQVDTLRIFTQEDLKKATNDFDKSRELGRGGHGTVYKGILKDSRVVAVKRSKIMNVAETDEFVQEIIILSQTNHRNVVRLLGCCLEVEVPMLVYEFIPNGTLFAFIHRNYTSPPPSLDTRLRVAQESAEALAYLHLSMNRPIVHGDVKSMNILLDENYMAKVTDFGASRMLPKDEVQFMTLVQGTMGYLDPEYLQERQLTEKSDVYSFGVVLLELITGKTAIYHDGPKEGKSLASSFLLAMKDGSLDGILDTSIVGDSMEMLLGEVAELARMCLSARGEERPSMTEVADKLKAMRSTWREKLVLEHGKTECLVVCSSPAASALRDPPSSSTFSTGPHMSGIGIETPR